The Primulina huaijiensis isolate GDHJ02 chromosome 17, ASM1229523v2, whole genome shotgun sequence genome window below encodes:
- the LOC140963347 gene encoding xylan glycosyltransferase MUCI21-like: MVKYPRNNQFNQWKRSRENVAGEEDESCLHPSGLIYGNSSCSNRRAKLKLLFFILLSLIYCCLILAPQFLSSGSSFSFFYPYETDVKGSLCSSVPNGTICCDRTSIRTDVCVMRGDVRTDSSSSSIVLYRENDVSGYLSAFSNGYHEEGKVIEHQKIRPYTRKWETSLMNTVDELDLIVKWDSGILHHQCEIEYDIPAVFFSTGGYTGNLYHEFNDGILPLYITSQHFNKKVVFVILEYHNWWITKYGDILSQLSDFPAIDFSGDERVHCFPEAIVGLRIHDELSIDASLMEGNKSIGDFHELLDRAYWPRVRDLMLDEERDAESSSKNPIQVVVEDKQISNKPKLVIVSRNGSRAITNEDSLVKMAEQMGFVVEVLRPQRSTELAKIYRVLNSSDVMIGVHGAAMTHFLFMKPGSVFIQVIPLGTDWAADTYYGQPAVKFDLCYIGYKIFPKESSLYHHYPKNDPVLTDPSSVNHKGWEFTKKIYLDSQTVKLDLRRFRKRLLRAYFYTIAKKNGRLRSGSQ, translated from the exons ATGGTGAAATACCCAAGAAACAACCAGTTCAATCAGTGGAAAAGAAGCAGAGAAAACGTCGCTGGTGAAGAAGATGAATCTTGCCTCCACCCTTCTGGTTTAATCTATGGAAACTCCAGCTGTAGCAACAGAAGAGCCAAACTTAAGCTGTTGTTTTTCATTTTGCTTTCTCTTATTTATTGCTGCTTGATTTTGGCACCCCAGTTTTTGTCATCCGGCTCCAGCTTCTCCTTCTTTT ACCCGTACGAAACTGATGTTAAAGGTTCCCTCTGTTCTTCTGTTCCTAATG GTACAATTTGCTGTGACAGAACTAGCATTCGGACGGATGTATGTGTGATGAGAGGGGATGTAAGAACAGACTCTAGCTCCTCCTCAATTGTTTTGTATCGTGAAAACGACGTTAGTGGTTACTTGTCGGCATTTTCTAATGGTTACCATGAGGAGGGAAAGGTGATTGAACATCAAAAGATTAGGCCATATACTCGAAAATGGGAAACCAGTTTGATGAACACGGTTGATGAATTAGACCTCATTGTGAAATGGGATTCGGGTATTCTCCATCACCAGTGTGAAATTGAGTACGATATTCCTGCCGTGTTTTTCTCCACCGGGGGCTACACAGGTAATCTTTACCATGAATTTAATGATGGGATTCTGCCTCTTTACATCACTTCTCAGCATTTTAATAAGAAGGTTGTATTCGTCATTCTTGAGTATCACAACTGGTGGATCACAAAGTATGGAGACATATTGTCTCAACTTTCCGATTTTCCGGCTATAGACTTTAGTGGTGATGAACGAGTGCATTGCTTTCCTGAAGCTATTGTTGGCTTAAGAATCCATGATGAGCTCTCGATTGATGCTTCTTTGATGGAAGGTAATAAGTCGATTGGAGATTTTCATGAACTTCTTGACCGAGCTTATTGGCCTCGTGTTAGAGATCTCATGCTAGACGAAGAACGGGATGCCGAAAGTTCATCCAAGAATCCAATACAGGTTGTGGTAGAAGAtaaacaaatttcaaataaacCAAAACTGGTCATAGTGTCAAGAAATGGTTCAAGGGCTATAACAAATGAAGACTCGTTGGTGAAAATGGCGGAACAAATGGGTTTTGTGGTTGAAGTTTTGAGACCACAAAGGAGCACGGAACTTGCGAAAATCTACCGAGTCCTCAACTCAAGTGATGTCATGATTGGGGTTCATGGTGCAGCCATGACTCACTTTCTATTCATGAAGCCCGGCTCGGTTTTCATCCAAGTCATACCCCTTGGAACGGATTGGGCAGCCGATACCTACTACGGGCAGCCGGCTGTAAAATTCGACTTGTGCTACATTGGCTACAAGATCTTTCCAAAAGAGAGCTCCTTGTATCACCATTACCCGAAAAACGACCCCGTTTTAACCGATCCAAGCAGCGTGAACCACAAGGGATGGGAATTTACCAAAAAAATCTACCTCGACAGTCAAACTGTAAAGTTGGATCTAAGAAGGTTCCGAAAACGCTTGCTTCGTGCCTATTTCTATACCATCGCGAAAAAGAATGGCCGGTTGCGGTCCGGATCCCAGTGA